A single window of Rana temporaria chromosome 1, aRanTem1.1, whole genome shotgun sequence DNA harbors:
- the LOC120939881 gene encoding apelin receptor-like → MTNYEDELNNETDYLDYENGTEDCMEKDWDLSSSLLPVFYMLVFVLGLSGNGVVIFTVWKAKPKRRSADTYIGNLAIADLAFVVTLPLWATYTALGFHWPFGSALCKISSYLVLLNMFASVFCLTCLSFDRYLAIVHSLSSANLRSRSTTMLSLGIIWFFSGFLALPSLILRETRPDGNKTVCDLDFTGISEKENENYWIGGLSLLTTIPGFLLPLLLMTTFYCFIGCKVTVHFQNLKKEEQKKRRLLKIIVTLVVVFAICWLPFHIIKTIHTLGLIGVVDLSCPQFNLILSLHPYATCLAYINSCLNPFLYAFFDLRFRSQCFFFFGLSKTFHGQISNTSSSLSAQTQKSELHSLATKV, encoded by the coding sequence ATGACCAACTATGAGGATGAGCTAAATAATGAAACAGACTATTTAGACTATGAAAATGGAACCGAAGACTGTATGGAAAAAGACTGGGACCTGTCATCCTCCTTGCTACCTGTATTTTACATGCTCGTCTTTGTCTTGGGACTGTCTGGAAATGGTGTAGTCATCTTCACAGTATGGAAAGCAAAGCCCAAGAGGAGATCCGCAGACACCTATATCGGTAACCTTGCCATTGCTGACCTGGCTTTTGTTGTCACCTTACCCTTATGGGCTACCTACACCGCTCTTGGCTTTCACTGGCCCTTTGGTTCTGCTCTTTGCAAGATCAGTAGCTACCTGGTGCTGCTGAATATGTTTGCCAGTGTTTTCTGCCTCACCTGTCTGAGTTTCGACAGATACCTGGCCATTGTTCACTCGCTCTCAAGCGCCAACCTGCGCTCCCGTTCAACAACAATGCTGTCCCTGGGAATTATATGGTTCTTCTCAGGGTTTCTGGCACTACCCAGTCTGATTCTCCGCGAAACCCGTCCTGATGGCAATAAGACTGTTTGTGACCTGGACTTCACGGGTATCTCCGAAAAGGAGAACGAGAATTACTGGATTGGAGGACTCAGCCTTCTCACCACCATACCAGGTTTTCTGCTTCCGCTACTCCTCATGACCACATTCTACTGCTTCATTGGCTGCAAGGTAACCGTCCACTTCCAGAATCTCAAGAAAGAAGAGCAAAAGAAGAGAAGGCTTCTAAAGATAATCGTCACGCTTGTCGTTGTGTTTGCCATTTGTTGGTTGCCATTTCATATTATCAAAACCATCCACACCCTGGGGCTCATAGGTGTTGTAGACCTTTCTTGTCCACAGTTTAACCTGATCCTCAGCCTGCACCCTTATGCCACATGTCTGGCATACATCAACAGCTGCCTTAACCCGTTCCTCTATGCGTTCTTCGACCTTCGGTTCCGctcgcagtgtttttttttttttggacttagcAAAACCTTCCATGGACAAATTAGTAACACCTCCTCCAGCCTGAGTGCCCAGAcacaaaaatctgaattacactcgTTGGCAACTAAAGTGTAA